TGCGGATAAACCACAAATGAAGAAAGCAAGCAGGAGTTGCATATGCCCTTTAAAAAGTAATTAATTATTTATGAACTGAGTTTATAATCGTATAGTTCTTCCACCAGTTATCCAGTTTTCTATTGCAGATTCATAATAAATTAATAACTAATAATTTAAAATTATGGCAGCTCTGGATTGGATTATTCTTTTAATATTTTTTGTTTGCCTCATGGGCATTGTATTTTGGGTATTAAAACGCAAAAAAGACGATACGAGTGACTATTTCCTTTCAGGTAGAAGCGAAACCTGGCTGGCAGTGGGCGCTGCAATTTTTGCAGCAAATATAGGCTCCGAGCACCTTGTTGGTTTGGCCGGAGCGGGGGCTGAAAGCGGTATGGCGATGGCCCACTGGGAAATGCAGGGCTGGATGATACTGATTCTCGGCTGGGTGTTTGTTCCCTTTTATGCCCATAGCCGGGTATTTACCATGCCGGAGTTCCTTAAATTACGTTTCAATAAAAGTACAAGCTCTACCCTTTCGGTCATTACCCTGATTAGTTATGTATTGACCAAGGTTTCTGTCACGGCTTTCACCGGCGGAATTTTCCTTCAGTCGGTGATGGGCATTGATTTTTGGTACGGAGCAATTGGACTTGTGCTTCTTACAGGGATATTTACTGTACTTGGGGGAATGAAAGGTATTATGACCATTTCTGTAGTTCAGGCACCCATCCTTATTGCAGGCGCAATTACCATTCTTATTCTGGGACTTCTTAAAGCGGGAGGCGGGTGCTTGCTTGACGGATGGCAGGCAGTCGTAAAATTTGCTGGGAATAATATACATTTGATTCATCCTAAGGGTGATCCTTTATATGATAATTTCCCCGGTGTTAGTGTATTTTTCGGAGCTTCAATTATCGGTTTCTGGTATTGGTGCACCGACCAGCATATTGTTCAACGGGCACTTGCTTCAAAAAATCTCAATAATGCACGCAAAGGAACTATTTTTGCCGGTTTTCTTAAGATTTTGCCGGTATTTATGTTTTTGATTCCGGGTATGATTGCTGCTGCTTTAAGGGCAAAAGGTATTTTACTTTTCAGTGATAATAACGAAGCCTATGGAAGCCTTGTCGGTTATCTTTTGCCCATGGGCATTAAAGGAATTGTAGTCGTTGGTTTTATTGCTGCTTTAATGACATCACTGGCTGCACATTTTAATTCTTCGGCCACGCTTTTCACCATCGACTTTTATAAAAACTATCATCCCACTGCCAGCGAGCACCGCCTGGTTTGGATCGGACGGGTTGCAACCGTTACCGTAGTGCTTTTGGGACTGATATGGATTCCCATCATGAAAACCTTAGGCAGTGTGCTTTATGAATATCTTCAGAAAGTGCAGTCATTGATTGCCCCGGCCATTGCTGCCGTGTTCCTTATGGGCGTATTTAACCGTAAAATCACGCCTAAGGCCGGCCAATGGGGATTACTTATTGGTTTTTTGATAGGAATGTTTCGCTTAGGCTTAATGATTTTTGATCCGGGAACACATTATAATGCTGCAACTCAAAAATTGATTACTGATCCTGCCCTGAGATACGGACTATTCAAAATACTCGATTTAAACTGGATACATTTTTGTATTATCCTGTTTTTCCTCACTATGGCTATTATGGCTGTAATCAGTATGTTTACAAAAAGAGCCGGTGAAGAGCAGCTGAAGGGGCTCACTTATTTCTCGCAAACTCCGGAACAAAGGGCGGAAACCAAAAACAGCTGGAGTAAATGGGATGTGTTGACCTCACTTGTTGTAGTGGCCTTTTGTATTGGGTTTTATATTTATTTCTGGTGAAAAATATAGGCTTCTTTTTTTAGCAATTATTTGACAGGTCGAAAATTTTATAATCAAAGAAGATCCGGTAATCTTATCATATTTGAACAATACCTCCATTTTAATGCAATAGTCCATAAAATTATAACTCTCCAATCTTCATTTATGGACTATTGCATTTATCTCCAAAATATTTCCTTTTAAGACTCGGTGTAATATATTATAAAACAGCATTATAGACGAATGCTTTATGATAATATTTTTGGGTTTTTGCCGATTAAAATTCAGTATTCGCTTGGACTAGATTTCGAGGCTTGAGTCTTTTATCAATTCAACAATTCCATTTTATAAAATGATAAAATAGTATTACAGTTATCCTATGATGTGAAATTATATTTGTCGTCACAAGAAA
The Bacteroidota bacterium DNA segment above includes these coding regions:
- a CDS encoding sodium:solute symporter, whose amino-acid sequence is MAALDWIILLIFFVCLMGIVFWVLKRKKDDTSDYFLSGRSETWLAVGAAIFAANIGSEHLVGLAGAGAESGMAMAHWEMQGWMILILGWVFVPFYAHSRVFTMPEFLKLRFNKSTSSTLSVITLISYVLTKVSVTAFTGGIFLQSVMGIDFWYGAIGLVLLTGIFTVLGGMKGIMTISVVQAPILIAGAITILILGLLKAGGGCLLDGWQAVVKFAGNNIHLIHPKGDPLYDNFPGVSVFFGASIIGFWYWCTDQHIVQRALASKNLNNARKGTIFAGFLKILPVFMFLIPGMIAAALRAKGILLFSDNNEAYGSLVGYLLPMGIKGIVVVGFIAALMTSLAAHFNSSATLFTIDFYKNYHPTASEHRLVWIGRVATVTVVLLGLIWIPIMKTLGSVLYEYLQKVQSLIAPAIAAVFLMGVFNRKITPKAGQWGLLIGFLIGMFRLGLMIFDPGTHYNAATQKLITDPALRYGLFKILDLNWIHFCIILFFLTMAIMAVISMFTKRAGEEQLKGLTYFSQTPEQRAETKNSWSKWDVLTSLVVVAFCIGFYIYFW